One Actinoplanes missouriensis 431 DNA segment encodes these proteins:
- a CDS encoding enoyl-CoA hydratase/isomerase family protein — protein sequence MGEFVRLEVSGGIGTIRLDRPPMNAVNVRVQEELREAAQAASADDEIRAVVVFGGEKVFAAGADITEFTTATYSRMVSRAGALTSAIDTVARIPKPVVAAITGYALGGGCELALACDWRVVADDAKLGQPEVKLGLIPGAGGTQRLARLIGPAKAKDLIFSGRMVDAEESLRIGLADRVVPAAEVYATALDLVRPFVTGPALALRAAKQAIDGGLDVDLDSGLALESHLFTGLFATDDRVEGTTAFVEKRRPKFTGR from the coding sequence GTGGGCGAGTTCGTACGGCTCGAGGTGTCCGGTGGCATCGGGACGATCCGGCTCGACCGGCCACCGATGAACGCGGTCAACGTGCGGGTCCAGGAGGAGTTGCGGGAGGCCGCGCAGGCCGCGTCCGCCGACGACGAGATCCGCGCGGTGGTCGTCTTCGGCGGCGAGAAGGTCTTCGCGGCCGGCGCCGACATCACCGAGTTCACCACCGCCACCTACTCGCGGATGGTGTCCCGGGCCGGCGCGCTGACCAGCGCGATCGATACCGTCGCCCGGATCCCGAAACCGGTCGTCGCCGCGATCACCGGGTACGCGCTGGGCGGCGGATGTGAGCTGGCTCTCGCCTGCGACTGGCGGGTGGTCGCGGACGACGCCAAGCTGGGCCAGCCGGAGGTGAAGCTCGGGCTCATCCCGGGCGCCGGCGGCACCCAGCGGCTGGCCCGCCTGATCGGCCCGGCCAAGGCCAAGGACCTGATCTTCTCCGGCCGGATGGTGGACGCCGAGGAGTCCCTGCGGATCGGTCTCGCCGACCGGGTCGTCCCGGCCGCGGAGGTCTACGCGACGGCGCTCGACCTGGTCCGCCCGTTCGTCACCGGCCCGGCGCTCGCGCTGCGCGCCGCGAAACAGGCGATCGACGGCGGACTGGACGTGGACCTCGATTCCGGCCTTGCGCTGGAGTCGCACCTGTTCACCGGGCTGTTCGCGACCGACGACCGGGTGGAGGGAACCACCGCTTTCGTCGAGAAGCGGCGGCCGAAGTTCACCGGCAGGTAG
- a CDS encoding DUF6232 family protein yields MTTYYRDPEVLITSSGVHMNNQDFRLPELIRVWYTRGARDWGVIARRGALGLTMLLPLAAGVLAIGVALVIEATFATTLAFLVGGVLVGLAVVPVADLLLERVDRSYDRGSRSLEIWGRVPGGDVLLLRTDNAQRFGRVYRALQRALEPAVRR; encoded by the coding sequence ATGACGACGTACTACCGGGACCCGGAAGTGCTCATCACATCGTCCGGCGTCCACATGAACAACCAGGACTTCCGGCTGCCCGAGCTGATCCGGGTCTGGTACACGCGAGGCGCCCGGGACTGGGGCGTCATCGCCCGGCGCGGCGCGCTCGGGCTCACCATGCTGCTGCCGCTCGCGGCCGGCGTGCTCGCCATCGGCGTGGCGCTGGTCATCGAGGCCACCTTCGCCACCACGCTCGCCTTCCTGGTCGGCGGTGTCCTGGTCGGCCTCGCCGTCGTGCCCGTCGCCGACCTGCTGCTCGAGCGGGTCGACAGGTCGTACGACCGGGGGAGCCGCAGCCTGGAGATCTGGGGCCGCGTGCCGGGCGGCGACGTGCTGCTGCTGCGCACCGACAACGCCCAGCGGTTCGGCCGGGTCTACCGGGCACTCCAGCGGGCTCTCGAACCGGCCGTGCGCCGGTGA
- a CDS encoding ribokinase produces MAPRVVVAGSANMDLVGLAPALPRPGETVLGDDFVMAPGGKGSNQAIAAARAGGATTFLGAIGSDAFGVTLGARLAAAGVDTGRVRTSYGASGVAVIMVDRAGENSILVSPGANRTFTGLTADEQSVIAGADVLLCQQEIPMETVHAALRAGRAGGTRTILNAAPARDLPAGLLDEVDLLVVNEIEARAITGTEVHDPAGMAALLALVPRVVLTLSGSGARFADRDGRDVHVPAFAVPVADTTAAGDAFTGALAVAWGEGRDLVDAVRWANAAGAVCVQRVGASTALPERAEIDRLYASGAS; encoded by the coding sequence ATGGCGCCCCGGGTCGTCGTCGCCGGCAGCGCGAACATGGACCTCGTCGGGCTGGCGCCGGCGTTGCCCCGGCCGGGTGAAACCGTGCTCGGTGACGATTTCGTGATGGCGCCCGGCGGCAAGGGCTCGAACCAGGCCATCGCGGCCGCGCGGGCCGGTGGCGCGACCACGTTCCTCGGCGCGATCGGCTCGGACGCGTTCGGGGTCACCCTGGGCGCGCGGCTGGCCGCCGCGGGCGTCGACACCGGGCGGGTACGCACGAGCTACGGCGCCTCCGGTGTCGCGGTGATCATGGTGGACCGGGCCGGCGAGAACTCCATCCTGGTCAGCCCGGGGGCGAACCGGACGTTCACCGGCCTCACCGCCGACGAGCAGTCGGTGATCGCCGGAGCCGACGTGCTGCTCTGCCAGCAGGAGATTCCGATGGAGACGGTGCACGCCGCGCTCCGGGCCGGCCGGGCCGGCGGCACCCGCACCATCCTCAACGCCGCACCGGCTCGGGACCTGCCGGCCGGCCTGCTCGACGAGGTCGACCTGCTGGTGGTCAACGAGATCGAGGCGCGGGCCATCACCGGCACGGAGGTTCATGATCCGGCCGGCATGGCGGCGCTGCTGGCGCTGGTGCCGCGGGTGGTGCTCACGCTCAGTGGCTCCGGCGCCCGGTTCGCCGACCGCGACGGCCGGGACGTGCACGTGCCGGCCTTCGCGGTGCCTGTCGCCGACACCACGGCCGCCGGCGACGCGTTCACCGGCGCCCTCGCGGTGGCCTGGGGCGAGGGCCGCGACCTGGTGGACGCGGTCCGCTGGGCCAACGCGGCAGGCGCGGTCTGCGTCCAGCGGGTGGGTGCCAGCACCGCGCTCCCGGAACGCGCCGAGATCGACCGGCTGTACGCGAGCGGGGCGAGCTGA
- a CDS encoding methyl-accepting chemotaxis protein codes for MSRNAGIPIASLDDAVRVVTDVCDRARGGDMEARVPPLGDAPEAAGLRTAVNGLLDQVDAFVREAGAASAAAAAGRFHRRFLDQGLNGVYRAAARQITHSNQVMSRTAAEFADAAQGRLRLADQLESAVLTVSEQVATAATEMGASANGLASFAREAVTDAERGLGTVSSLRSSSDEIRHAVDLINKVSAQTRLLALNATIEAARAGTAGLGFGVVAGEVKTLANETSASSEEIMRQVATVQQAAADAIGVLEAVTARIREMSDLVDGIARAVDGGPDLASGGLSQLAEVLQGEVSRFVTMIREA; via the coding sequence ATGAGCAGGAACGCCGGAATTCCCATCGCATCCCTGGACGACGCCGTTCGCGTGGTCACCGACGTCTGCGACCGTGCCCGCGGCGGCGACATGGAGGCCCGGGTGCCACCGCTCGGCGACGCGCCCGAGGCGGCCGGCCTGCGGACGGCGGTGAACGGCCTGCTGGACCAGGTCGACGCGTTCGTCCGGGAGGCGGGGGCGGCGTCCGCCGCGGCCGCCGCGGGACGGTTCCACCGGCGTTTCCTCGATCAGGGCCTGAACGGGGTGTACCGGGCGGCCGCCCGGCAGATCACCCACTCCAACCAGGTGATGAGCCGGACCGCCGCCGAGTTCGCGGACGCCGCGCAGGGCCGGCTGCGCCTCGCCGACCAGCTGGAGTCGGCGGTGCTCACCGTCTCCGAGCAGGTCGCCACCGCGGCCACCGAGATGGGCGCCTCGGCGAACGGGCTGGCCTCCTTCGCCCGGGAGGCGGTCACCGACGCGGAGCGGGGCCTGGGCACGGTCTCCTCGCTGCGCAGCTCCTCGGACGAGATCCGGCACGCCGTCGACCTGATCAACAAGGTCTCGGCGCAGACCCGTCTGCTGGCGCTCAACGCCACCATCGAGGCGGCCCGGGCCGGGACCGCCGGGCTCGGCTTCGGCGTGGTCGCGGGCGAGGTGAAGACCCTCGCGAACGAGACGAGCGCGTCCAGTGAGGAGATCATGCGGCAGGTCGCCACGGTCCAGCAGGCGGCGGCCGATGCGATCGGCGTCCTGGAGGCGGTCACCGCGCGGATCCGCGAGATGAGCGACCTCGTCGACGGCATCGCGCGGGCCGTGGACGGCGGACCGGACCTGGCGTCCGGTGGGTTGTCCCAGCTCGCCGAGGTGCTGCAGGGCGAAGTCTCGCGGTTCGTCACGATGATCCGCGAGGCGTGA
- a CDS encoding ROK family transcriptional regulator → MVTRLPGTPRLLRALNDRAALDLLLTRGPLTRAQLGEMTGLSKVTASQLVERLEERGLVRRIGEQAGGRGPNAQLYAVTPGSAYVIGVDVGPDCVVAACADITGTVISRVEQSTKDTDDPVGVVHNAVVQAAGEAGTDMSSVRRVVLGTPGLVDPESGEISFAHDLPRWHRGLLAELRRDLSTPVFFGNDVNLAAVAESGTGAATGVSDFALIWIGRGVGLATVIAGRLHQGATGAAGEIGYLPVAGAEVPHNASRRGVKGAFQALAGADAVKAIGKQFGFRGAEAVDVVRAAVAAGPAGEPVLDELARRLALGVAATCVVLDPPLVVLAGEVGRAGDTALAERVEREVAAITLVSPKVVVTGVASEPVLHGALRTALNAVRDEVFGSTTD, encoded by the coding sequence ATGGTCACCCGTCTCCCGGGCACGCCCCGGCTGCTGCGCGCACTCAACGACCGTGCGGCGCTGGACCTGCTGCTCACCCGTGGACCGCTGACGCGGGCACAGCTCGGTGAGATGACCGGCCTCAGCAAGGTCACCGCCTCCCAGCTCGTCGAGCGTCTCGAGGAACGCGGCCTGGTCCGCCGGATTGGCGAGCAGGCCGGTGGCCGTGGCCCGAACGCGCAGCTCTACGCGGTCACCCCCGGCAGCGCGTACGTGATCGGCGTGGACGTCGGCCCGGACTGCGTGGTCGCCGCCTGCGCGGACATCACCGGCACCGTCATCAGCCGTGTCGAGCAGAGCACCAAGGACACCGACGACCCGGTCGGCGTGGTGCACAACGCGGTGGTCCAGGCCGCCGGCGAGGCCGGCACCGATATGTCCTCGGTACGCCGTGTCGTGCTCGGCACCCCCGGACTCGTCGACCCGGAGTCCGGCGAGATCTCCTTCGCCCACGACCTGCCGCGCTGGCACCGGGGCCTGCTCGCCGAGCTGCGCCGGGACCTGAGCACCCCGGTCTTCTTCGGCAACGACGTGAACCTGGCCGCGGTCGCCGAGTCCGGCACCGGCGCGGCCACCGGGGTCAGCGACTTCGCGCTGATCTGGATCGGCCGCGGCGTCGGCCTCGCCACGGTGATCGCCGGCCGCCTGCACCAGGGCGCCACCGGGGCGGCCGGCGAGATCGGCTATCTGCCGGTGGCCGGCGCCGAGGTGCCGCACAACGCGTCCCGCCGTGGAGTGAAAGGCGCGTTCCAGGCGCTGGCCGGCGCCGACGCGGTCAAGGCGATCGGCAAGCAGTTCGGGTTCCGTGGCGCGGAGGCGGTCGACGTGGTGCGGGCCGCCGTCGCGGCCGGTCCGGCCGGTGAGCCGGTGCTCGACGAGCTGGCCCGGCGTCTCGCCCTCGGTGTCGCGGCGACCTGTGTGGTGCTCGACCCGCCGCTCGTGGTGCTGGCCGGCGAGGTCGGCCGGGCGGGTGACACCGCGCTGGCCGAGCGCGTGGAGCGGGAGGTCGCCGCGATCACGCTGGTCTCGCCGAAGGTCGTGGTGACCGGCGTGGCGTCCGAGCCGGTGCTGCACGGCGCCCTGCGGACGGCGCTGAACGCGGTCCGCGACGAGGTCTTCGGCTCGACCACCGACTGA
- a CDS encoding PAS domain-containing protein: MKPTLVRPSGVERTFSEGELIVTKTDPRGVITYANDVFLRMSALTEEEAVGQPHSVIRHPDMPRAVFKLLWDTLKAQNEIFAYVVNLAADGAHYWVFAHVTPSYDSAGRVAGYHSNRRVPSRTAISAAEELYGVLRAAERRHDRTPDAVAAGEEALIRILAERGRTYDELVWDLA; the protein is encoded by the coding sequence ATGAAACCGACACTGGTCCGGCCGAGCGGGGTGGAGCGCACGTTCAGCGAGGGCGAGCTGATCGTCACGAAGACCGACCCGCGCGGCGTCATCACGTACGCGAACGACGTCTTCCTGCGCATGTCCGCGCTCACCGAGGAGGAGGCGGTCGGGCAGCCGCACAGCGTGATCCGTCACCCGGACATGCCGCGTGCCGTGTTCAAGCTGCTCTGGGACACCCTCAAAGCCCAGAACGAGATCTTCGCGTACGTGGTGAATCTCGCCGCCGACGGAGCGCACTACTGGGTTTTCGCGCACGTCACTCCGTCCTACGACAGCGCCGGACGGGTGGCCGGTTACCACTCCAACCGGCGGGTGCCGTCGCGTACCGCGATCAGCGCGGCCGAGGAGCTCTACGGCGTGCTGCGGGCCGCCGAGCGCCGGCACGACCGCACCCCGGACGCCGTGGCAGCCGGCGAGGAGGCCCTGATCCGGATCCTCGCCGAGCGCGGCCGCACCTACGACGAGCTGGTCTGGGATCTGGCCTGA
- a CDS encoding DoxX family protein, which produces MRRDAAGLAALLATTGVLHLAVPKPFDRIVPRSLPGSPRTWTYLSGVAELAVAAAVAHPRTRRAGGLAAAALFAAVFPANVTMAADWRRASPARRAIAYGRLPLQAPLIAWAWRVSR; this is translated from the coding sequence GTGAGGCGGGACGCCGCGGGCCTGGCCGCCCTGCTCGCCACGACGGGTGTGCTGCACCTCGCCGTCCCGAAGCCCTTCGACCGGATCGTCCCGCGGTCCCTGCCCGGATCACCGCGCACGTGGACGTACCTCAGCGGGGTGGCCGAGCTGGCAGTGGCCGCCGCCGTCGCACATCCCCGGACCCGGCGGGCCGGCGGTCTCGCCGCCGCCGCGCTCTTCGCGGCGGTCTTCCCCGCCAACGTCACGATGGCCGCCGACTGGCGGCGCGCCTCCCCGGCCCGGCGGGCGATCGCCTATGGCCGGCTGCCGCTGCAGGCGCCCCTGATCGCCTGGGCCTGGCGGGTGTCCCGCTGA
- a CDS encoding type IV toxin-antitoxin system AbiEi family antitoxin domain-containing protein, which produces MTRHIDEISRHQRGILTRAQALASGMSPDHLRRLYTSGGWQRLHRGVYATFSGPVARPALRWAAVLAAGRGAMLSHRSAAEEAGLADDTPGPIHVLIPDERRVRPSAGLVVHRAKGTATRLDPVRLPPQTRVEDTVLDMASAARSEEEAMAWIAAACGRRLTTPARIAKALSDRPRLLRRRDLTVLLGEAGAGVGSVLEWRYLRDVERAHALPPGARQQRRPRPGGSWYDDVHYLEHGVRVELDGLAAHPPEGRRRNFRRDHAGVRSGERVLRYGSLDIGEDPCGVAAQVAGVLRSRGWRGVPRQCGAACRLDLHEAAA; this is translated from the coding sequence ATGACGCGACACATCGACGAGATCAGCCGGCATCAGCGCGGCATCCTGACCCGCGCCCAGGCTCTGGCCAGCGGCATGAGCCCGGACCACCTCCGGCGCCTGTACACGTCCGGCGGCTGGCAACGGCTCCACCGGGGCGTCTACGCCACCTTCAGCGGCCCGGTGGCCCGCCCGGCCCTGCGCTGGGCCGCGGTCCTCGCCGCCGGCCGGGGCGCGATGCTCTCCCACCGGTCGGCCGCCGAGGAGGCCGGCCTGGCCGACGACACACCCGGCCCGATCCACGTCCTCATCCCGGACGAACGGCGCGTCCGCCCGTCCGCCGGCCTGGTGGTGCACCGCGCCAAGGGGACCGCGACGCGTCTGGACCCGGTCCGGCTGCCACCGCAGACCCGGGTGGAGGACACCGTGCTGGACATGGCGTCGGCGGCGCGCTCGGAGGAGGAGGCGATGGCGTGGATAGCGGCAGCCTGCGGTCGTCGCCTCACCACACCGGCCCGGATCGCCAAGGCGCTGTCCGACCGTCCCCGCCTGCTGCGGCGGCGCGACCTGACCGTCCTGCTCGGCGAGGCGGGCGCCGGCGTCGGATCGGTGCTGGAGTGGCGTTACCTGCGTGACGTGGAGCGGGCGCACGCCCTGCCACCCGGCGCCCGCCAGCAGCGTCGCCCGCGTCCCGGCGGAAGCTGGTACGACGACGTCCACTACCTGGAACACGGCGTCCGCGTCGAACTCGACGGCCTGGCGGCACACCCGCCCGAGGGCCGCCGGCGGAACTTCCGCAGGGACCACGCAGGGGTGCGGTCCGGTGAGCGCGTCCTCCGCTACGGATCACTCGACATCGGCGAGGACCCGTGCGGGGTGGCCGCTCAGGTGGCCGGCGTGCTGCGAAGCCGAGGCTGGCGCGGCGTGCCCCGGCAGTGCGGCGCGGCGTGCAGGCTGGATCTCCACGAGGCAGCGGCATAG
- a CDS encoding glycoside hydrolase family 3 N-terminal domain-containing protein yields MSHDPGLRRLALRTLLAAFPGATAPDWALELVADGLAGHTLFATNVDDPAQLAALTGTLRTARPDVLVAIDEEGGDVTRLGHHAGSPYPGNAALGAVDDPDLTRRVYAAIGGDLAAAGVNLDLAPTVDVNTADENPIIGTRSFGADPDLVARHAAAAVTGLESTGVAACAKHFPGHGATVSDSHLELPTVDVPLDVLRTRDLPPFAAAVAAGAQAVMSAHIRVPALTGAGPATFSRAALTGLLREELGFRGAIVTDALEMRGAAGAAGSIPLAAVAALSAGADLLCIGASVGRELVEQVALEIAAAVRDGRLAQSRLEGAAARTAALAAWAAAPRPAAESDGELGAAAARLAVRVEGAPSPLPSPLVVRLVSGSSIAEGRVPWGLRPHLNGIEQVDLVAASTTADEVAALAGDRPVVVVGRRLHSSAPARDLVEKLAVARQVSVVEMGWPSSWRPAGVAAFVVTHGASLANGRAAAEALHLAG; encoded by the coding sequence ATGTCTCACGATCCGGGCCTTCGCCGGCTCGCCCTGCGCACCCTGCTCGCGGCCTTCCCCGGCGCCACCGCGCCGGACTGGGCGCTCGAACTCGTCGCCGACGGGCTCGCCGGGCACACCCTGTTCGCGACGAACGTGGACGACCCCGCCCAGCTCGCCGCCCTGACCGGGACACTCCGGACGGCCCGCCCCGATGTGCTGGTCGCCATCGACGAAGAGGGCGGCGACGTCACCCGGCTGGGGCATCACGCGGGTAGCCCGTACCCCGGAAACGCCGCCCTCGGCGCGGTGGACGACCCGGATCTCACCCGCCGGGTCTATGCCGCCATCGGCGGCGACCTGGCCGCCGCCGGCGTGAACCTCGACCTCGCGCCCACCGTCGACGTCAACACCGCCGACGAGAACCCGATCATCGGAACCCGCTCCTTCGGCGCCGACCCCGACCTGGTCGCCCGGCACGCCGCCGCGGCCGTCACCGGCCTGGAATCGACAGGCGTCGCGGCCTGCGCCAAACACTTCCCCGGCCACGGCGCCACGGTCAGCGACTCGCACCTCGAACTGCCCACCGTCGACGTGCCACTGGACGTGCTGCGCACGCGGGACCTGCCGCCGTTCGCCGCGGCGGTGGCGGCCGGCGCGCAGGCCGTGATGAGCGCCCACATCCGGGTGCCCGCACTCACCGGGGCCGGGCCCGCGACGTTCAGCCGGGCCGCGCTCACCGGCCTGCTCCGCGAGGAGCTCGGCTTCCGGGGCGCGATCGTGACGGACGCCCTGGAGATGCGCGGGGCGGCGGGGGCAGCCGGGAGCATTCCGCTCGCCGCGGTGGCCGCGCTCTCCGCCGGGGCCGACCTGCTCTGCATCGGCGCGTCGGTCGGACGGGAGCTGGTGGAGCAGGTCGCCCTCGAGATCGCTGCGGCGGTGCGGGACGGGCGGCTCGCGCAGTCGCGGCTGGAGGGTGCCGCGGCGCGAACCGCGGCGCTTGCCGCCTGGGCGGCTGCGCCGCGCCCGGCGGCGGAATCGGACGGCGAGCTGGGTGCGGCGGCGGCACGATTGGCGGTACGCGTGGAGGGGGCCCCCTCCCCCCTCCCCTCCCCCCTCGTCGTGCGGCTGGTGTCCGGCTCCTCGATCGCCGAAGGGCGCGTGCCGTGGGGCCTGCGCCCACACCTGAACGGCATCGAGCAGGTCGACCTCGTCGCGGCGTCGACGACCGCCGACGAGGTCGCGGCGCTCGCCGGTGACCGGCCCGTGGTCGTCGTCGGCCGGCGACTGCACAGTTCGGCACCGGCCCGGGATCTCGTGGAGAAACTGGCCGTCGCGCGACAGGTCAGCGTCGTCGAGATGGGCTGGCCGTCGAGCTGGCGGCCGGCCGGGGTGGCGGCCTTCGTGGTGACGCACGGCGCGAGTCTCGCGAACGGGCGGGCCGCCGCGGAGGCCCTGCACCTGGCCGGCTGA
- a CDS encoding ABC transporter ATP-binding protein: MLEAAVSIPPDEDTVIAFDRVSVVRAGNFLIRDLSWQVELDERWVVLGPNGAGKTTLLNLASARMHPTSGQAYVLAEKLGRTDVNELRTRVGITTGRFADQVPPGEKVLDVVLTAAWSVVGRWRESYDPLDEARARELLEQLGMTAFADREFGTLSEGERKRTQIARALMTDPELMLLDEPTAGLDLGGRENLIGHLSELALDPDAPAMVLVTHHVEEIPPGFTHALLLREGVAVAAGLLGEVMTAENLTKTFGLPLVVDRFGDRYTARAA, from the coding sequence GTGCTGGAGGCCGCTGTATCCATTCCGCCCGACGAGGACACCGTCATCGCCTTCGACCGCGTCAGCGTGGTCCGCGCGGGCAACTTCCTGATCCGTGACCTGTCCTGGCAGGTTGAGCTCGACGAACGCTGGGTGGTGCTGGGGCCGAACGGCGCCGGCAAGACCACCCTGCTCAACCTCGCGTCCGCCCGGATGCACCCGACCAGCGGCCAGGCGTACGTGCTGGCCGAGAAGCTGGGCCGCACCGACGTGAACGAACTGCGCACCCGGGTGGGTATCACCACCGGCCGGTTCGCCGACCAGGTGCCGCCGGGCGAGAAGGTGCTGGACGTGGTGCTCACCGCCGCCTGGTCGGTGGTCGGCCGCTGGCGGGAGAGCTACGACCCGCTGGACGAGGCCCGCGCCCGTGAGCTGCTCGAACAGCTCGGCATGACGGCGTTCGCCGACCGTGAGTTCGGGACTCTCTCCGAGGGCGAGCGCAAGCGCACCCAGATCGCCCGCGCGCTGATGACCGACCCCGAGCTGATGCTGCTGGACGAGCCGACCGCCGGTCTCGACCTGGGCGGCCGGGAGAACCTGATCGGCCACCTGAGCGAGCTGGCGCTGGACCCGGACGCCCCGGCCATGGTGCTGGTCACGCACCACGTCGAGGAGATCCCGCCGGGCTTCACCCACGCGCTGCTGCTGCGCGAGGGCGTCGCCGTCGCGGCCGGTCTGCTCGGCGAGGTGATGACCGCCGAGAACCTGACCAAGACGTTCGGGCTGCCGCTGGTGGTGGACCGGTTCGGCGACCGTTACACGGCACGGGCCGCCTGA